In Macadamia integrifolia cultivar HAES 741 chromosome 5, SCU_Mint_v3, whole genome shotgun sequence, a single window of DNA contains:
- the LOC122079608 gene encoding uncharacterized protein LOC122079608 isoform X3: MSSSKPPSILPIEAFLMAIVFLFDYSSSTHAAFSLLSDKSRDCGIQGGGGGGRRLQQSFRETVESTNATFDCSPSGSCVSCLYSEKNEEKYRCSETGYHIPFKCIEIQHGSHVAENTKSKKSRYLMENSYGEKEAHEIMLDADELSSSIINRKLLDESTSEGVKQAYITYWSCVPTVNEERLSVIGFEMDEKFGIAKVRRMTLAAGQRE, from the exons ATGTCGTCTTCAAAGCCTCCTTCGATCCTCCCTATCGAGGCCTTCCTTATGGCTATCGTTTTCCTCTTCGATTATTCTTCTTCCACACATGCAGCTTTTTCTCTACTATCTGACAAGAG TAGGGATTGTGGAATACagggtggaggaggaggaggacgcCGGTTGCAGCAGAGTTTCAGGGAAACCGTCGAGAGTACTAACGCTACTTTTGATTGCTCTCCGTCTGGGTCCTGTGTTTCCTGCCTCTACTCCGAAAAG aatgaagaaaaataccGCTGCAGTGAGACTGGCTATCACATCCCATTCAAATGTATTGAAATTCAACATGGTTCACACGTGGCAGAGAACACAAAATCCAAGAAGAGCCGATATCTTATGGAGAACTCCTATGGTGAAAAGGAAGCACATGAAATCATGCTGGATGCAGATGAACTTAGTTCTTCAATAATAAATAGAAAACTGCTGGATGAATCCACGTCGGAGGGTGTGAAACAAGCTTATATTACATACTGGAGCTGTGTACCTACAGTAAATGAAGAAAGGTTGTCAGTAATTGGTTTTGAG ATGGACGAAAAATTTGGGATAGCTAAAGTGAGGAGAATGACTCTCGCTGCGGGACAGAGGGAGTAG
- the LOC122079606 gene encoding probable myosin-binding protein 5 isoform X1 — MLKRPLKPFIEQKLGKIPCFLIHTLLEWVLIIMLFVDGLIAFACNEFARFFELRIPCLFCTRIDHVMVHRDPDFYYNDSICETHRKDVSSLAYCHVHQKLADIRRMCEGCLLSFATEDKSDSDTYRSLVGILGKDLECSVEEDHKIHLRLPAGGKMDILQFEKSNIHRCSCCGEALRIRASFPQGLVQNVSSNEIHFPQAPAPSPRGLLVKPKLEERSRGSDTLPHIPYTELKISSDSESEIPEDEDGSTSLTSENQSGREDVHAATVPLLVELNDDACKTPTFKGSRLSAVTIAESATISPRWLHKHPKRLAIEKPETEFVEESTTTEVDAETILHRLKRQVRLDRKSLITLYMELDEERNASAIAANQAMAMITRLQAEKAAVQMEALQYQRMMEEQAEYDQEALQDIKDLLIKREEEIKVLEAELETYREKSVLVGDADEDYHQLKSASESSVSAHCECGSPPDIIDVEEGNGEHEHNSDGPPLGSNGRKILEEPLLDIEDEKLYLLDQLKMLEKRIHLSTNDGDNLLPSSYINNLNEEDKGEKSSDTITEEISRLSEKLEALEADREFLKHAVQSLRKGGEGTQLLREIALHLRELRCAEKMPMDGIAA; from the exons atgtTGAAGAGACCATTGAAGCCATTTATTGAACAAAAGCTCGGGAAAATTCCGTGCTTTTTGATTCACACTCTTCTTGAATGGGTTTTGATAATTATGCTTTTTGTTGATGGTTTGATTGCTTTTGCTTGTAATGAATTTGCCCGTTTCTTTGAACTGAGAATCCCATGTTTGTTCTGCACAAGGATTGATCATGTTATGGTTCACAGGGATCCTGATTTTTATTACAATGATTCTATATGTGAAACCCATAGGAAGGATGTGTCCTCCCTTGCTTATTGTCATGTTCATCAGAAATTAGCTGATATCCGTCGAATgtgtgaaggttgtcttctttCTTTCGCAACGGAGGATAAGTCTGATTCTGATACTTATAGATCTCTGGTTGGGATCTTGGGTAAAGATCTTGAATGTTCTGTTGAAGAAGATCATAAAATTCATTTGAGATTGCCAGCTGGAGGGAAGATGGATATTTTACAGTTTGAGAAGAGCAACATTCATAGGTGTTCTTGTTGTGGGGAAGCATTAAGGATTAGGGCTTCATTTCCCCAGGGACTGGTTCAGAATGTGTCATCAAATGAAATCCATTTCCCCCAAGCTCCTGCACCATCTCCCAGAGGCTTATTAGTCAAGCCAAAATTAGAGGAAAGATCAAGAGGTTCTGACACATTGCCTCACATTCCATATACTGAGCTCAAAATCTCATCCGATAGCGAATCAGAGATTCCAGAGGATGAAGATGGATCAACTTCATTAACTTCAGAGAATCAAT CAGGTAGAGAAGATGTCCATGCTGCTACTGTGCCATTACTGGTGGAATTGAATGACGATGCTTGCAAGACGCCTACGTTCAAAGGAAGCAGGTTATCCGCAGTCACCATAGCAGAATCTGCAACCATAAGCCCTAGGTGGCTTCATAAGCATCCCAAGAGGTTAGCTATTGAAAAACCAGAAACGGAGTTTGTCGAAGAAAGCACTACAACTGAAGTAGATGCTGAAACCATTCTGCATCGTTTGAAGAGACAAGTTCGACTGGACCGTAAGTCTTTGATTACTTTGTATATGGAACTGGATGAAGAAAGAAATGCTTCTGCCATTGCTGCAAACCAGGCAATGGCCATGATCACCAGGTTGCAGGCAGAAAAGGCAGCTGTGCAGATGGAGGCCTTGCAATATCAGAGAATGATGGAGGAGCAAGCGGAGTATGATCAGGAGGCCTTGCAAGATATCAAGGATCTTCTTatcaaaagagaggaagaaattaAGGTTTTGGAGGCAGAGTTAGAGACTTACAGGGAAAAGTCTGTACTTGTTGGTGATGCTGATGAAGATTACCATCAATTGAAGTCCGCATCTGAATCATCTGTTAGTGCACATTGTGAATGTGGTAGCCCTCCTGATATAATTGATGTAGAAGAGGGGAATGGGGAGCATGAGCATAATTCTGATGGGCCACCGCTAGGATCAAATGGACGGAAAATTCTTGAAGAGCCATTGTTAGATATTGAAGATGAGAAGTTATATCTTTTGGATCAGTTGAAAATGTTGGAGAAGAGGATTCACCTATCTACGAATGATGGGGATAACTTGCTTCCTAGCTCTTACATAAATAATCTCAATGAGGAAGACAAAG GAGAAAAGAGTAGCGACACTATAACAGAAGAAATATCTCGTCTCAGTGAGAAGTTGGAAGCCCTCGAGGCAGATAGGGAATTCTTAAAGCATGCTGTTCAGTCACTTAGAAAAGGTGGTGAAGGAACCCAACTTTTGAGAGAGATAGCTCTACATCTTCGGGAGCTTCGGTGTGCAGAGAAGATGCCCATGGATGGTATTGCTGCTTGA
- the LOC122079608 gene encoding uncharacterized protein LOC122079608 isoform X2 yields the protein MSSSKPPSILPIEAFLMAIVFLFDYSSSTHAAFSLLSDKRDCGIQGGGGGGRRLQQSFRETVESTNATFDCSPSGSCVSCLYSEKNEEKYRCSETGYHIPFKCIEIQHGSHVAENTKSKKSRYLMENSYGEKEAHEIMLDADELSSSIINRKLLDESTSEGVKQAYITYWSCVPTVNEERLSVIGFEGIMFCLLLVSGSFAYFRRKRTAALSGAAPVRLQTNTRF from the exons ATGTCGTCTTCAAAGCCTCCTTCGATCCTCCCTATCGAGGCCTTCCTTATGGCTATCGTTTTCCTCTTCGATTATTCTTCTTCCACACATGCAGCTTTTTCTCTACTATCTGACAAGAG GGATTGTGGAATACagggtggaggaggaggaggacgcCGGTTGCAGCAGAGTTTCAGGGAAACCGTCGAGAGTACTAACGCTACTTTTGATTGCTCTCCGTCTGGGTCCTGTGTTTCCTGCCTCTACTCCGAAAAG aatgaagaaaaataccGCTGCAGTGAGACTGGCTATCACATCCCATTCAAATGTATTGAAATTCAACATGGTTCACACGTGGCAGAGAACACAAAATCCAAGAAGAGCCGATATCTTATGGAGAACTCCTATGGTGAAAAGGAAGCACATGAAATCATGCTGGATGCAGATGAACTTAGTTCTTCAATAATAAATAGAAAACTGCTGGATGAATCCACGTCGGAGGGTGTGAAACAAGCTTATATTACATACTGGAGCTGTGTACCTACAGTAAATGAAGAAAGGTTGTCAGTAATTGGTTTTGAG GggattatgttttgtttgttgctTGTTAGTGGTTCATTTGCATACTTCAGACGAAAACGGACTGCTGCCTTGTCTGGTGCTGCACCAGTAAGATTACAAACCAACACTAGATTCTAA
- the LOC122079606 gene encoding probable myosin-binding protein 5 isoform X3, translating to MLKRPLKPFIEQKLGKIPCFLIHTLLEWVLIIMLFVDGLIAFACNEFARFFELRIPCLFCTRIDHVMVHRDPDFYYNDSICETHRKDVSSLAYCHVHQKLADIRRMCEGCLLSFATEDKSDSDTYRSLVGILGKDLECSVEEDHKIHLRLPAGGKMDILQFEKSNIHRCSCCGEALRIRASFPQGLVQNVSSNEIHFPQAPAPSPRGLLVKPKLEERSRGSDTLPHIPYTELKISSDSESEIPEDEDGSTSLTSENQCREDVHAATVPLLVELNDDACKTPTFKGSRLSAVTIAESATISPRWLHKHPKRLAIEKPETEFVEESTTTEVDAETILHRLKRQVRLDRKSLITLYMELDEERNASAIAANQAMAMITRLQAEKAAVQMEALQYQRMMEEQAEYDQEALQDIKDLLIKREEEIKVLEAELETYREKSVLVGDADEDYHQLKSASESSVSAHCECGSPPDIIDVEEGNGEHEHNSDGPPLGSNGRKILEEPLLDIEDEKLYLLDQLKMLEKRIHLSTNDGDNLLPSSYINNLNEEDKGEKSSDTITEEISRLSEKLEALEADREFLKHAVQSLRKGGEGTQLLREIALHLRELRCAEKMPMDGIAA from the exons atgtTGAAGAGACCATTGAAGCCATTTATTGAACAAAAGCTCGGGAAAATTCCGTGCTTTTTGATTCACACTCTTCTTGAATGGGTTTTGATAATTATGCTTTTTGTTGATGGTTTGATTGCTTTTGCTTGTAATGAATTTGCCCGTTTCTTTGAACTGAGAATCCCATGTTTGTTCTGCACAAGGATTGATCATGTTATGGTTCACAGGGATCCTGATTTTTATTACAATGATTCTATATGTGAAACCCATAGGAAGGATGTGTCCTCCCTTGCTTATTGTCATGTTCATCAGAAATTAGCTGATATCCGTCGAATgtgtgaaggttgtcttctttCTTTCGCAACGGAGGATAAGTCTGATTCTGATACTTATAGATCTCTGGTTGGGATCTTGGGTAAAGATCTTGAATGTTCTGTTGAAGAAGATCATAAAATTCATTTGAGATTGCCAGCTGGAGGGAAGATGGATATTTTACAGTTTGAGAAGAGCAACATTCATAGGTGTTCTTGTTGTGGGGAAGCATTAAGGATTAGGGCTTCATTTCCCCAGGGACTGGTTCAGAATGTGTCATCAAATGAAATCCATTTCCCCCAAGCTCCTGCACCATCTCCCAGAGGCTTATTAGTCAAGCCAAAATTAGAGGAAAGATCAAGAGGTTCTGACACATTGCCTCACATTCCATATACTGAGCTCAAAATCTCATCCGATAGCGAATCAGAGATTCCAGAGGATGAAGATGGATCAACTTCATTAACTTCAGAGAATCAAT GTAGAGAAGATGTCCATGCTGCTACTGTGCCATTACTGGTGGAATTGAATGACGATGCTTGCAAGACGCCTACGTTCAAAGGAAGCAGGTTATCCGCAGTCACCATAGCAGAATCTGCAACCATAAGCCCTAGGTGGCTTCATAAGCATCCCAAGAGGTTAGCTATTGAAAAACCAGAAACGGAGTTTGTCGAAGAAAGCACTACAACTGAAGTAGATGCTGAAACCATTCTGCATCGTTTGAAGAGACAAGTTCGACTGGACCGTAAGTCTTTGATTACTTTGTATATGGAACTGGATGAAGAAAGAAATGCTTCTGCCATTGCTGCAAACCAGGCAATGGCCATGATCACCAGGTTGCAGGCAGAAAAGGCAGCTGTGCAGATGGAGGCCTTGCAATATCAGAGAATGATGGAGGAGCAAGCGGAGTATGATCAGGAGGCCTTGCAAGATATCAAGGATCTTCTTatcaaaagagaggaagaaattaAGGTTTTGGAGGCAGAGTTAGAGACTTACAGGGAAAAGTCTGTACTTGTTGGTGATGCTGATGAAGATTACCATCAATTGAAGTCCGCATCTGAATCATCTGTTAGTGCACATTGTGAATGTGGTAGCCCTCCTGATATAATTGATGTAGAAGAGGGGAATGGGGAGCATGAGCATAATTCTGATGGGCCACCGCTAGGATCAAATGGACGGAAAATTCTTGAAGAGCCATTGTTAGATATTGAAGATGAGAAGTTATATCTTTTGGATCAGTTGAAAATGTTGGAGAAGAGGATTCACCTATCTACGAATGATGGGGATAACTTGCTTCCTAGCTCTTACATAAATAATCTCAATGAGGAAGACAAAG GAGAAAAGAGTAGCGACACTATAACAGAAGAAATATCTCGTCTCAGTGAGAAGTTGGAAGCCCTCGAGGCAGATAGGGAATTCTTAAAGCATGCTGTTCAGTCACTTAGAAAAGGTGGTGAAGGAACCCAACTTTTGAGAGAGATAGCTCTACATCTTCGGGAGCTTCGGTGTGCAGAGAAGATGCCCATGGATGGTATTGCTGCTTGA
- the LOC122079606 gene encoding probable myosin-binding protein 5 isoform X2, whose product MLKRPLKPFIEQKLGKIPCFLIHTLLEWVLIIMLFVDGLIAFACNEFARFFELRIPCLFCTRIDHVMVHRDPDFYYNDSICETHRKDVSSLAYCHVHQKLADIRRMCEGCLLSFATEDKSDSDTYRSLVGILGKDLECSVEEDHKIHLRLPAGGKMDILQFEKSNIHRCSCCGEALRIRASFPQGLVQNVSSNEIHFPQAPAPSPRGLLVKPKLEERSRGSDTLPHIPYTELKISSDSESEIPEDEDGSTSLTSENQSGREDVHAATVPLLVELNDDACKTPTFKGSRLSAVTIAESATISPRWLHKHPKRLAIEKPETEFVEESTTTEVDAETILHRLKRQVRLDRKSLITLYMELDEERNASAIAANQAMAMITRLQAEKAAVQMEALQYQRMMEEQAEYDQEALQDIKDLLIKREEEIKVLEAELETYREKSVLVGDADEDYHQLKSASESSVSAHCECGSPPDIIDVEEGNGEHEHNSDGPPLGSNGRKILEEPLLDIEDEKLYLLDQLKMLEKRIHLSTNDGDNLLPSSYINNLNEEDKGEKSSDTITEEISRLSEKLEALEADREFLKHAVQSLRKGGEGTQLLREIALHLRELRCAEKMPMDGIAA is encoded by the exons atgtTGAAGAGACCATTGAAGCCATTTATTGAACAAAAGCTCGGGAAAATTCCGTGCTTTTTGATTCACACTCTTCTTGAATGGGTTTTGATAATTATGCTTTTTGTTGATGGTTTGATTGCTTTTGCTTGTAATGAATTTGCCCGTTTCTTTGAACTGAGAATCCCATGTTTGTTCTGCACAAGGATTGATCATGTTATGGTTCACAGGGATCCTGATTTTTATTACAATGATTCTATATGTGAAACCCATAGGAAGGATGTGTCCTCCCTTGCTTATTGTCATGTTCATCAGAAATTAGCTGATATCCGTCGAATgtgtgaaggttgtcttctttCTTTCGCAACGGAGGATAAGTCTGATTCTGATACTTATAGATCTCTGGTTGGGATCTTGGGTAAAGATCTTGAATGTTCTGTTGAAGAAGATCATAAAATTCATTTGAGATTGCCAGCTGGAGGGAAGATGGATATTTTACAGTTTGAGAAGAGCAACATTCATAGGTGTTCTTGTTGTGGGGAAGCATTAAGGATTAGGGCTTCATTTCCCCAGGGACTGGTTCAGAATGTGTCATCAAATGAAATCCATTTCCCCCAAGCTCCTGCACCATCTCCCAGAGGCTTATTAGTCAAGCCAAAATTAGAGGAAAGATCAAGAGGTTCTGACACATTGCCTCACATTCCATATACTGAGCTCAAAATCTCATCCGATAGCGAATCAGAGATTCCAGAGGATGAAGATGGATCAACTTCATTAACTTCAGAGAATCAAT CAGGTAGAGAAGATGTCCATGCTGCTACTGTGCCATTACTGGTGGAATTGAATGACGATGCTTGCAAGACGCCTACGTTCAAAGGAAGCAGGTTATCCGCAGTCACCATAGCAGAATCTGCAACCATAAGCCCTAG GTGGCTTCATAAGCATCCCAAGAGGTTAGCTATTGAAAAACCAGAAACGGAGTTTGTCGAAGAAAGCACTACAACTGAAGTAGATGCTGAAACCATTCTGCATCGTTTGAAGAGACAAGTTCGACTGGACCGTAAGTCTTTGATTACTTTGTATATGGAACTGGATGAAGAAAGAAATGCTTCTGCCATTGCTGCAAACCAGGCAATGGCCATGATCACCAGGTTGCAGGCAGAAAAGGCAGCTGTGCAGATGGAGGCCTTGCAATATCAGAGAATGATGGAGGAGCAAGCGGAGTATGATCAGGAGGCCTTGCAAGATATCAAGGATCTTCTTatcaaaagagaggaagaaattaAGGTTTTGGAGGCAGAGTTAGAGACTTACAGGGAAAAGTCTGTACTTGTTGGTGATGCTGATGAAGATTACCATCAATTGAAGTCCGCATCTGAATCATCTGTTAGTGCACATTGTGAATGTGGTAGCCCTCCTGATATAATTGATGTAGAAGAGGGGAATGGGGAGCATGAGCATAATTCTGATGGGCCACCGCTAGGATCAAATGGACGGAAAATTCTTGAAGAGCCATTGTTAGATATTGAAGATGAGAAGTTATATCTTTTGGATCAGTTGAAAATGTTGGAGAAGAGGATTCACCTATCTACGAATGATGGGGATAACTTGCTTCCTAGCTCTTACATAAATAATCTCAATGAGGAAGACAAAG GAGAAAAGAGTAGCGACACTATAACAGAAGAAATATCTCGTCTCAGTGAGAAGTTGGAAGCCCTCGAGGCAGATAGGGAATTCTTAAAGCATGCTGTTCAGTCACTTAGAAAAGGTGGTGAAGGAACCCAACTTTTGAGAGAGATAGCTCTACATCTTCGGGAGCTTCGGTGTGCAGAGAAGATGCCCATGGATGGTATTGCTGCTTGA
- the LOC122079608 gene encoding uncharacterized protein LOC122079608 isoform X1: MSSSKPPSILPIEAFLMAIVFLFDYSSSTHAAFSLLSDKSRDCGIQGGGGGGRRLQQSFRETVESTNATFDCSPSGSCVSCLYSEKNEEKYRCSETGYHIPFKCIEIQHGSHVAENTKSKKSRYLMENSYGEKEAHEIMLDADELSSSIINRKLLDESTSEGVKQAYITYWSCVPTVNEERLSVIGFEGIMFCLLLVSGSFAYFRRKRTAALSGAAPVRLQTNTRF, translated from the exons ATGTCGTCTTCAAAGCCTCCTTCGATCCTCCCTATCGAGGCCTTCCTTATGGCTATCGTTTTCCTCTTCGATTATTCTTCTTCCACACATGCAGCTTTTTCTCTACTATCTGACAAGAG TAGGGATTGTGGAATACagggtggaggaggaggaggacgcCGGTTGCAGCAGAGTTTCAGGGAAACCGTCGAGAGTACTAACGCTACTTTTGATTGCTCTCCGTCTGGGTCCTGTGTTTCCTGCCTCTACTCCGAAAAG aatgaagaaaaataccGCTGCAGTGAGACTGGCTATCACATCCCATTCAAATGTATTGAAATTCAACATGGTTCACACGTGGCAGAGAACACAAAATCCAAGAAGAGCCGATATCTTATGGAGAACTCCTATGGTGAAAAGGAAGCACATGAAATCATGCTGGATGCAGATGAACTTAGTTCTTCAATAATAAATAGAAAACTGCTGGATGAATCCACGTCGGAGGGTGTGAAACAAGCTTATATTACATACTGGAGCTGTGTACCTACAGTAAATGAAGAAAGGTTGTCAGTAATTGGTTTTGAG GggattatgttttgtttgttgctTGTTAGTGGTTCATTTGCATACTTCAGACGAAAACGGACTGCTGCCTTGTCTGGTGCTGCACCAGTAAGATTACAAACCAACACTAGATTCTAA
- the LOC122079606 gene encoding probable myosin-binding protein 5 isoform X4: MLKRPLKPFIEQKLGKIPCFLIHTLLEWVLIIMLFVDGLIAFACNEFARFFELRIPCLFCTRIDHVMVHRDPDFYYNDSICETHRKDVSSLAYCHVHQKLADIRRMCEGCLLSFATEDKSDSDTYRSLVGILGKDLECSVEEDHKIHLRLPAGGKMDILQFEKSNIHRCSCCGEALRIRASFPQGLVQNVSSNEIHFPQAPAPSPRGLLVKPKLEERSRGSDTLPHIPYTELKISSDSESEIPEDEDGSTSLTSENQCREDVHAATVPLLVELNDDACKTPTFKGSRLSAVTIAESATISPRWLHKHPKRLAIEKPETEFVEESTTTEVDAETILHRLKRQVRLDRKSLITLYMELDEERNASAIAANQAMAMITRLQAEKAAVQMEALQYQRMMEEQAEYDQEALQDIKDLLIKREEEIKVLEAELETYREKSVLVGDADEDYHQLKSASESSVSAHCECGSPPDIIDVEEGNGEHEHNSDGPPLGSNGRKILEEPLLDIEDEKLYLLDQLKMLEKRIHLSTNDGDNLLPSSYINNLNEEDKGEKSSDTITEEISRLSEKLEALEADREFLKHAVQSLRKGGEGTQLLREIALHLRELRCAEKMPMDGIAA; the protein is encoded by the exons atgtTGAAGAGACCATTGAAGCCATTTATTGAACAAAAGCTCGGGAAAATTCCGTGCTTTTTGATTCACACTCTTCTTGAATGGGTTTTGATAATTATGCTTTTTGTTGATGGTTTGATTGCTTTTGCTTGTAATGAATTTGCCCGTTTCTTTGAACTGAGAATCCCATGTTTGTTCTGCACAAGGATTGATCATGTTATGGTTCACAGGGATCCTGATTTTTATTACAATGATTCTATATGTGAAACCCATAGGAAGGATGTGTCCTCCCTTGCTTATTGTCATGTTCATCAGAAATTAGCTGATATCCGTCGAATgtgtgaaggttgtcttctttCTTTCGCAACGGAGGATAAGTCTGATTCTGATACTTATAGATCTCTGGTTGGGATCTTGGGTAAAGATCTTGAATGTTCTGTTGAAGAAGATCATAAAATTCATTTGAGATTGCCAGCTGGAGGGAAGATGGATATTTTACAGTTTGAGAAGAGCAACATTCATAGGTGTTCTTGTTGTGGGGAAGCATTAAGGATTAGGGCTTCATTTCCCCAGGGACTGGTTCAGAATGTGTCATCAAATGAAATCCATTTCCCCCAAGCTCCTGCACCATCTCCCAGAGGCTTATTAGTCAAGCCAAAATTAGAGGAAAGATCAAGAGGTTCTGACACATTGCCTCACATTCCATATACTGAGCTCAAAATCTCATCCGATAGCGAATCAGAGATTCCAGAGGATGAAGATGGATCAACTTCATTAACTTCAGAGAATCAAT GTAGAGAAGATGTCCATGCTGCTACTGTGCCATTACTGGTGGAATTGAATGACGATGCTTGCAAGACGCCTACGTTCAAAGGAAGCAGGTTATCCGCAGTCACCATAGCAGAATCTGCAACCATAAGCCCTAG GTGGCTTCATAAGCATCCCAAGAGGTTAGCTATTGAAAAACCAGAAACGGAGTTTGTCGAAGAAAGCACTACAACTGAAGTAGATGCTGAAACCATTCTGCATCGTTTGAAGAGACAAGTTCGACTGGACCGTAAGTCTTTGATTACTTTGTATATGGAACTGGATGAAGAAAGAAATGCTTCTGCCATTGCTGCAAACCAGGCAATGGCCATGATCACCAGGTTGCAGGCAGAAAAGGCAGCTGTGCAGATGGAGGCCTTGCAATATCAGAGAATGATGGAGGAGCAAGCGGAGTATGATCAGGAGGCCTTGCAAGATATCAAGGATCTTCTTatcaaaagagaggaagaaattaAGGTTTTGGAGGCAGAGTTAGAGACTTACAGGGAAAAGTCTGTACTTGTTGGTGATGCTGATGAAGATTACCATCAATTGAAGTCCGCATCTGAATCATCTGTTAGTGCACATTGTGAATGTGGTAGCCCTCCTGATATAATTGATGTAGAAGAGGGGAATGGGGAGCATGAGCATAATTCTGATGGGCCACCGCTAGGATCAAATGGACGGAAAATTCTTGAAGAGCCATTGTTAGATATTGAAGATGAGAAGTTATATCTTTTGGATCAGTTGAAAATGTTGGAGAAGAGGATTCACCTATCTACGAATGATGGGGATAACTTGCTTCCTAGCTCTTACATAAATAATCTCAATGAGGAAGACAAAG GAGAAAAGAGTAGCGACACTATAACAGAAGAAATATCTCGTCTCAGTGAGAAGTTGGAAGCCCTCGAGGCAGATAGGGAATTCTTAAAGCATGCTGTTCAGTCACTTAGAAAAGGTGGTGAAGGAACCCAACTTTTGAGAGAGATAGCTCTACATCTTCGGGAGCTTCGGTGTGCAGAGAAGATGCCCATGGATGGTATTGCTGCTTGA